Proteins encoded by one window of Sardina pilchardus chromosome 7, fSarPil1.1, whole genome shotgun sequence:
- the dclre1b gene encoding 5' exonuclease Apollo: protein MNGKLIPHTPVAVDFWQVRKCAHVRLFFLSHMHSDHTAGLSSTWSNRPIYCSPITAKLLKLKLRVKDKWIHPLELGDPHMLALDDIGKERMTVTLMDANHCPGAVMFLFEGYFGNILYTGDFRYSPSMLRESCLRTHTTIDILYLDNTNCDPTRTLPTRQRATQQVKEVIRAHPGHRVVIGLYSLGKESLLVELALEFKTWVEVSPERLEVLLALELPDVFTTEPGAGRIRVVDQDQVRAANLLQWNREEPTLAILPTSRPLVSCHPNVHVVPYSDHSSYQELEDFLSALQPLSIMPIVGTALPSFSAVFSPRKKRRKTVVPESVLRYMTTCPTPDTPPVHCPATGQAFRGTRSAPPRGVVFESPRRPRKVVPSDREASGAEDTDSTLNGSDCVLLDMEQGSIIDVESDVGLRLAEERSELSLRLAEERSELSLRLAEEGSELSPRLAEEGSQRSPRLAENGEEYDKRADVCPGSFHALHGRGDGATRTPAAPEGASQNRSTSVHPDRCSSLEHISLHDNAFATASAATAVTPRNPSQPPLHSHASAEDSEKGEQWLLRNLVFPEEELSPGAEVVVGLGRIYNLRPLNTPKRVGDSFEAAIERFKAALR from the exons ATGAATGGCAAACTCATTCCTCACACCCCAGTAGCCGTGGACTTTTGGCAGGTGCGAAAGTGTGCCCACGTCCGCTTGTTCTTTCTGTCCCACATGCACTCGGACCACACGGCTGGCCTCTCGTCCACCTGGAGTAACCGCCCCATATACTGCTCTCCCATCACAGCAAAACTCCTCAAACTCAAGCTACGT GTGAAGGACAAATGGATCCATCCACTGGAGCTGGGCGATCCACACATGCTGGCCCTGGACGACATCGGAAAGGAGCGCATGACCGTGACCCTCATGGATGCAAACCACTGTCCAGGAGCTGTTATGTTCCTCTTCGAGGGATACTTtggcaacatactgtatactg gggaTTTCCGCTACTCCCCCTCCATGCTGCGTGAGTCCTGCCTGcggacacacaccaccatcgaCATTCTGTACCTGGACAATACCAACTGCGACCCCACCCGCACCCTGCCAACACGCCAACGCGCCACGCAGCAGGTCAAAGAGGTCATCAGGGCCCACCCAGGACACAGGGTTGTCATTG GCCTGTACTCCCTGGGCAAGGAGAgtctgctggtggagctggcgCTGGAGTTCAAGACCTGGGTGGAGGTGAGCCCTGAGCGCCTGGAGGTCCTGCTGGCCCTGGAGCTGCCCGACGTCTTCACCACGGAGCCCGGGGCGGGCCGCATCCGCGTCGTGGACCAGGACCAGGTCCGCGCCGCCAACCTGCTGCAGTGGAACCGGGAGGAGCCCACGCTGGCCATCCTGCCCACCAGCCGGCccttg GTGTCGTGCCACCCGAACGTTCACGTGGTGCCCTACTCGGACCACTCGTCCTACCAGGAGCTGGAGGACTTCCTGTCGGCGCTGCAGCCCCTCTCCATCATGCCCATCGTGGGCACGGCCCTGCCCTCCTTCTCCGCCGTCTTCAGCCCCCGCAAGAAGCGCCGCAAGACCGTGGTGCCCGAGTCAGTCCTACGCTACATGACAACATGCCCGACGCCCGATACCCCCCCAGTTCACTGCCCTGCCACTGGGCAGGCGTTTCGGGGGACGCGGTCCGCGCCACCTCGCGGGGTGGTGTTCGAGTCCCCCCGGCGGCCTCGGAAGGTGGTCCCCTCCGACAGGGAGGCCAGTGGCGCAGAGGACACAGACAGCACGCTGAACGGCTCCGACTGCGTCCTGCTGGACATGGAGCAGGGCTCCATCATCGACGTGGAGAGTGACGTGGGCCTGCGGTTGGCCGAGGAGCGAAGCGAGCTGAGCCTGCGATTGGCCGAGGAGAGAAGCGAGCTGAGCTTGCGATTGGCCGAGGAGGGAAGTGAGCTGAGCCCGCGATTGGCCGAGGAGGGAAGCCAGCGGAGTCCGCGATTGGCTGAGAACGGGGAAGAGTATGATAAGAGAGCAGACGTGTGTCCCGGCTCGTTCCACGCTCTTCACGGCCGGGGTGACGGGGCGACACGGACTCCGGCAGCACCCGAGGGCGCCTCGCAAAACAGAAGCACGTCCGTCCACCCGGACCGCTGCTCCTCCCTTGAGCACATCAGTCTCCATGACAACGCCTTTGCGACCGCCTCGGCCGCTACCGCCGTGACCCCGCGCAACCCCTCGCAGCCGCCACTCCACAGCCACGCGTCCGCTGAGGACTCTGAGAAGGGGGAGCAATGGCTTCTGCGAAACCTCGTCTTCCCAGAGGAGGAGCTGAGCCCTGGAGCTGAGGTTGTGGTCGGCCTGGGCAGAATTTACAACCTGCGCCCGTTAAACACTCCGAAGCGAGTGGGCGATTCGTTTGAAGCTGCAATAGAGAGATTTAAAGCTGCTCTGAGATAA